The Dehalococcoidia bacterium genome window below encodes:
- the rplE gene encoding 50S ribosomal protein L5, giving the protein MVKEYKYKNKLMVPKILKTVVNVGLGEALISSNVVQIVSRDLQAITGQKPIERKAKKSIANFKLREGQIIGLTVTLRGDNMWHFLDRLLNIALPRVRDFRGVSSKSFDGNGNYSLGLTEQVIFPEIDYNEIDKLRGMQINIVTSSDSDIESRKLLELLGMPFES; this is encoded by the coding sequence ATGGTAAAAGAATATAAGTACAAAAATAAACTTATGGTCCCTAAAATTTTGAAAACTGTAGTCAATGTAGGTTTAGGTGAAGCTCTTATTTCTTCTAATGTTGTTCAAATTGTATCTCGAGATTTACAGGCAATTACTGGTCAGAAACCTATTGAGCGTAAAGCTAAAAAATCTATAGCAAATTTTAAGCTCAGAGAAGGTCAAATAATAGGATTAACTGTTACTCTTAGAGGTGATAATATGTGGCATTTCCTTGATAGGCTTCTTAATATCGCTCTACCTAGAGTGAGGGATTTTAGAGGAGTATCATCAAAATCATTTGATGGTAATGGAAATTATTCTCTTGGATTGACAGAGCAAGTTATTTTTCCTGAGATAGACTATAACGAAATTGATAAACTAAGAGGCATGCAAATAAATATAGTAACTTCTTCTGATTCAGATATTGAGTCTAGAAAACTGCTTGAATTATTAGGCATGCCATTTGAAAGTTAA
- the rpsN gene encoding 30S ribosomal protein S14 translates to MAKKSAIARNKKRIKMVDKYLQTRTELKSIANDPKVSFEQKMEARQKLALLPKNSSPVRVRNRCQKTGRPRGYMRFFGLSRISMRELALKGHLPGIRKGSL, encoded by the coding sequence TTGGCTAAAAAATCTGCTATAGCAAGAAATAAAAAAAGAATTAAGATGGTTGATAAGTATTTGCAAACTCGAACAGAGTTAAAAAGTATTGCAAATGATCCAAAAGTATCTTTTGAACAAAAGATGGAAGCTAGGCAAAAATTAGCTTTACTGCCAAAAAATTCTAGTCCTGTGAGAGTTAGAAATAGATGTCAAAAAACAGGAAGGCCTAGAGGTTATATGAGATTTTTTGGACTAAGTAGAATATCAATGAGAGAATTAGCACTCAAAGGTCATTTGCCAGGTATAAGAAAAGGAAGTTTGTAG
- the rpsH gene encoding 30S ribosomal protein S8: protein MTIQDQISDMITRIRNSVLVKHSSVSVNKSKVNDKILAVLANEGFITQYDENITDKTANYSVKLKYYEDGSSAITGLKRVSKPGLKIYVKKDEIPSYFSGMGVAIISTSKGIMTGIEAKKMSLGGEVLFYIW from the coding sequence TTGACAATTCAAGATCAAATATCAGATATGATAACTAGAATTAGAAATTCTGTTTTAGTAAAACATAGCTCTGTTTCAGTTAATAAATCAAAAGTCAATGATAAAATTCTGGCAGTATTAGCAAATGAAGGTTTTATTACTCAGTATGACGAAAACATTACCGATAAAACAGCTAATTATTCAGTTAAACTTAAGTATTATGAAGATGGATCCTCTGCAATAACTGGACTTAAGAGAGTTTCAAAACCAGGGCTGAAAATTTATGTAAAAAAAGATGAAATTCCTTCTTACTTTTCTGGAATGGGTGTTGCGATAATATCAACTTCCAAAGGAATAATGACTGGAATTGAAGCAAAAAAAATGTCACTAGGTGGCGAAGTATTATTTTATATTTGGTAA
- the rplF gene encoding 50S ribosomal protein L6 yields the protein MSRVGNKPINIPTGVDVKIDQGLVIIKGPKGTLEENIKSDQIEIKLDDNTLIVSRNNEEIETKALHGLYRSLINNMVIGVTDGFNKKLELIGTGYRAQAKGKSLELSLGFSHSISVDPIGENKLSVEEQTMVIIDGINKEHVGRQAAKIRSLRKPNPFTGKGIKYTDEEIRRKSGKSAVGAGGAE from the coding sequence ATGAGCAGAGTAGGGAATAAACCAATAAATATACCAACTGGAGTCGATGTAAAAATTGATCAAGGTTTAGTGATAATAAAAGGTCCTAAAGGAACTTTAGAAGAAAATATAAAATCAGATCAAATTGAAATAAAATTAGATGATAATACATTGATAGTGTCTAGAAATAATGAAGAAATAGAAACTAAAGCCCTGCATGGTTTATATAGGTCTTTAATAAATAATATGGTTATTGGAGTGACAGATGGTTTCAACAAAAAATTAGAACTAATTGGTACAGGGTATAGGGCTCAAGCTAAAGGTAAATCTCTAGAACTTAGCTTGGGTTTTTCTCATTCAATATCTGTTGATCCAATTGGTGAAAATAAACTATCTGTTGAAGAGCAAACGATGGTTATTATTGATGGAATCAATAAAGAACACGTTGGAAGGCAAGCAGCAAAAATTAGATCCTTGAGAAAACCAAATCCATTTACAGGAAAAGGAATTAAGTACACCGATGAAGAAATAAGAAGAAAATCTGGTAAATCTGCAGTTGGAGCAGGGGGAGCTGAATAA
- the rplR gene encoding 50S ribosomal protein L18 — protein sequence MSKKTRALGRNKRHLRVRKRLSGTQERPRVSLFRSNKNIYLQLIDDSEGKTLASASSLKSDNNSINKDLSKKLGIEFGEKISKLGIKKVVFDRGGYLYHGKVAAIADGIRQSGIEV from the coding sequence ATGTCAAAAAAAACTAGAGCCTTAGGCAGAAATAAGAGACATCTCAGAGTAAGAAAGAGATTATCTGGTACTCAAGAAAGACCTAGGGTATCCTTATTTCGGTCCAATAAAAATATTTATTTACAATTGATTGATGATTCTGAAGGTAAAACTCTTGCTTCAGCTTCTAGTTTGAAGTCGGATAATAATTCTATCAATAAGGATCTATCAAAAAAATTAGGAATAGAATTTGGAGAAAAGATATCAAAGCTAGGTATTAAAAAAGTTGTTTTTGATAGAGGTGGGTATCTTTATCATGGCAAAGTTGCTGCTATTGCAGACGGAATTAGACAATCAGGAATAGAGGTTTAA
- the rpsE gene encoding 30S ribosomal protein S5 yields MTTENISAQPNNPNQNQRRRGFRNRRRNRDSDEISLIENVIKIRRVSKTVKGGRNLSFNAMVAVGDGAGKVGIALASASAVPDAVQRAVQYAKNKMVEINLNNTTLPHEGVYKFGSSKVMLKPAAPGTGLIAGGGVRAVLEAVGVKDVVSKTFGSTNAINVVYATVEALKAMKDPKKEISRRKN; encoded by the coding sequence ATGACTACAGAGAATATATCGGCCCAACCGAATAATCCAAATCAAAATCAAAGAAGACGAGGTTTTAGAAATAGAAGAAGAAATAGAGATTCAGATGAGATTTCTCTGATTGAAAATGTAATAAAAATAAGAAGAGTTTCTAAAACTGTAAAGGGTGGTAGAAATCTATCCTTCAATGCTATGGTTGCTGTTGGAGATGGAGCCGGAAAGGTAGGAATTGCCTTAGCAAGTGCCTCAGCGGTTCCGGATGCAGTTCAAAGAGCTGTTCAATATGCTAAGAATAAGATGGTGGAAATAAACTTAAATAATACTACTTTACCTCATGAGGGGGTATATAAGTTTGGATCATCAAAAGTAATGCTAAAGCCTGCTGCTCCTGGAACAGGATTAATTGCTGGTGGTGGAGTAAGGGCTGTATTAGAGGCTGTTGGTGTAAAAGATGTTGTATCTAAAACATTTGGGTCTACAAATGCTATAAATGTAGTTTATGCCACTGTTGAAGCATTGAAAGCGATGAAAGATCCTAAAAAAGAAATTTCCAGAAGAAAAAATTAA
- the rpmD gene encoding 50S ribosomal protein L30: MKIKIKQIKSKIGVSPAQRATLSALGLRKIGSIVEKEASPQITGMIKKVDHLVSAEEIK, translated from the coding sequence ATGAAAATAAAAATCAAACAAATCAAAAGTAAAATAGGAGTTTCCCCTGCACAGAGGGCGACTTTATCGGCACTTGGTCTAAGAAAGATTGGATCAATTGTTGAGAAAGAAGCTTCACCGCAAATAACTGGGATGATAAAAAAAGTTGATCATCTCGTTTCTGCTGAAGAAATCAAATAA
- the rplO gene encoding 50S ribosomal protein L15, with translation MPQLNDIKRKNKNTPKKNQVGRGNGSKGTYSGRGSKGQLSRSGGNLNPTFEGGQLRLVKKLPHMRGFTNIFKKNYVGLNLKELLAHFDNDSIRISDFRDKGIIKNKEMIKILGHGEIKKAINIEVNSISSSARSKIEKAGGEIKIIE, from the coding sequence ATGCCTCAATTAAATGATATAAAAAGAAAAAATAAAAATACTCCCAAAAAAAATCAAGTTGGAAGAGGTAATGGATCCAAAGGAACTTATTCCGGAAGAGGTTCAAAGGGGCAACTTTCGAGGAGTGGAGGTAATCTTAATCCTACTTTTGAAGGAGGTCAGTTGAGATTAGTAAAAAAATTACCTCATATGAGAGGCTTTACAAACATATTTAAGAAAAATTATGTAGGCCTTAATCTAAAAGAATTATTAGCACACTTTGATAATGATTCTATAAGAATTTCTGATTTTAGAGATAAAGGCATTATTAAGAATAAAGAAATGATTAAAATTCTTGGTCATGGAGAAATCAAAAAAGCTATAAATATAGAAGTAAATTCAATTTCATCTTCGGCTAGATCTAAAATAGAAAAAGCTGGGGGAGAAATTAAAATTATAGAGTGA
- the secY gene encoding preprotein translocase subunit SecY: MTTTTQTNRPALIQAIVDAFKLSDLRAKILFTLFILVVFRFFAHVPVPGVDKEALQSAFDANPLLGFIDIFSGGALRNMSIAALGVYPYITASIIIQILTPLLPQLKELAQEGEAGRKAINRYTHYLTVPLAFLQGYGQINLFSGALGQGALTGIGFGGGNSLNTLAILLSMTAGTMILVWLGELVTEKGIGNGISLIIFAGIVSTFPSIGAELWLLRDQPFQVGLLIALGLLIIYSIVVFTEAQRRIPVQYGRSVFRGNRMYRSQGSSHIPIRVNSAGMIPLIFAFSILALPAVVASYFVDPASNGFVPSLAQWISIQFGPTGTLYWVTIFLLVVMFTFFYTLVVHNQQNLAEQLQNNNGFIPGIRPGPPTKDYLMRVILRITWGGALFLGTVAVIPSIAAFITGLESTTSILQSTSLLIMVGVALDTMRQLESQLLMRNYEGFVN; encoded by the coding sequence ATGACAACTACCACTCAAACAAATAGACCTGCATTAATTCAAGCGATTGTTGATGCATTTAAGCTTTCAGATTTGAGAGCTAAAATACTTTTTACTTTATTTATCTTGGTTGTCTTTAGATTTTTTGCTCACGTTCCTGTGCCAGGTGTTGATAAAGAAGCTCTTCAATCAGCTTTTGATGCTAACCCTCTATTAGGTTTTATAGATATATTTTCAGGTGGTGCTCTAAGAAATATGTCAATTGCAGCCTTGGGTGTTTATCCATATATTACTGCATCTATTATCATTCAAATTCTTACCCCTTTACTTCCTCAATTAAAAGAATTGGCTCAAGAAGGAGAGGCTGGTAGAAAAGCTATTAACAGGTACACTCATTATTTGACAGTTCCTCTTGCATTTTTGCAAGGTTATGGTCAAATTAATTTATTCTCAGGAGCACTTGGCCAGGGTGCTCTAACAGGTATTGGATTTGGTGGTGGAAATAGCTTAAATACTCTAGCTATTTTATTATCTATGACTGCTGGTACTATGATTCTTGTATGGCTAGGTGAATTAGTAACCGAAAAAGGTATTGGTAATGGAATATCTTTGATAATTTTTGCTGGAATTGTTTCTACATTTCCATCAATTGGTGCAGAACTTTGGTTACTCAGAGATCAACCATTCCAAGTTGGTTTACTTATAGCTTTAGGTTTATTGATTATTTATTCAATAGTTGTATTTACCGAGGCACAGAGAAGAATTCCTGTCCAATATGGTAGAAGTGTTTTTAGAGGTAATCGAATGTATAGGTCTCAAGGTTCTTCACATATTCCAATCAGAGTTAATTCAGCTGGAATGATTCCTTTGATTTTTGCATTTTCAATTCTTGCTTTGCCAGCAGTTGTCGCTTCTTATTTTGTTGACCCAGCATCCAATGGATTTGTGCCCTCATTAGCACAGTGGATTTCTATTCAATTTGGTCCAACTGGTACTTTATATTGGGTAACAATATTTTTATTAGTTGTTATGTTTACCTTTTTTTATACATTGGTAGTTCATAATCAACAAAATTTAGCAGAGCAACTTCAGAATAATAATGGATTTATACCTGGTATCAGACCTGGTCCTCCTACTAAAGATTATCTAATGAGAGTAATTCTAAGAATTACTTGGGGTGGAGCACTTTTTTTAGGAACAGTTGCTGTAATTCCTTCTATAGCTGCTTTTATAACTGGATTAGAGTCAACTACAAGTATTCTTCAAAGTACAAGTTTATTAATTATGGTTGGAGTAGCTCTTGATACCATGAGACAATTGGAGTCCCAGTTGCTAATGAGAAACTATGAGGGATTCGTAAATTAG
- a CDS encoding adenylate kinase, with product MNVILLGPPGSGKGTQSSYLVKKYKLNHISTGDILRTEISSGTKLGKQARKYMIEGNLVPDQLIIDMVSKKLKKFDSVLLDGFPRTLSQAVALDLEFSKLFMKINHVLYFDVPSDELIQRLSQRLSCRNCASTFIKSEKIVCNSKPSCKEPELYQREDDKPDAISIRMKNYTDLTAPLLDFYNDKNLMKKIDANESINQVSNQIDKIMQI from the coding sequence ATGAATGTTATTCTATTGGGGCCTCCTGGATCGGGTAAAGGAACTCAGTCTTCATATTTAGTTAAAAAGTATAAATTAAATCATATTTCTACAGGTGATATATTGAGGACAGAAATAAGTTCAGGAACAAAGCTTGGTAAACAAGCTCGTAAATATATGATCGAGGGAAACTTAGTTCCAGATCAGCTGATAATTGATATGGTATCAAAAAAATTGAAAAAATTTGATTCGGTTTTATTAGATGGATTTCCTAGAACTTTGAGTCAAGCAGTAGCATTAGATTTAGAATTTTCCAAATTATTTATGAAAATAAATCATGTACTATATTTTGATGTTCCTTCAGATGAATTAATACAAAGGCTTTCTCAGAGATTATCATGTAGGAATTGCGCTTCTACTTTTATAAAATCTGAAAAGATTGTATGCAATTCTAAACCATCTTGTAAAGAGCCAGAACTTTATCAAAGAGAAGATGATAAACCAGATGCAATTTCTATTAGAATGAAAAATTATACTGATCTGACTGCACCATTATTAGATTTTTATAATGATAAAAACCTAATGAAAAAAATTGATGCAAATGAATCAATAAATCAAGTATCTAATCAAATTGACAAAATAATGCAGATTTGA
- the map gene encoding type I methionyl aminopeptidase, whose product MITEGSIKTPEQIASMKHACKIVAEALIQSETKLVAGSTTKEIDEFLKQFIEKEGAKPAFLGLYGFPATACISLNEEIVHGIPSNRKLVEGDLISIDCGAIVDGMYSDHARTFLIGEEKNEEKLNLISVAKKALDIGIENAMPGNKVGMISNSIENYVLNEGFDVVREYVGHGIGTQLHEPPSVPNFGDKDKGALLRVGMAIAIEPMVNQGTWETKVLEDNWTVVTKDGKLSTHMEDTVLITENGPEILTRLK is encoded by the coding sequence TTGATTACTGAGGGGTCTATTAAAACTCCAGAGCAGATAGCTTCTATGAAACATGCTTGTAAGATTGTTGCAGAAGCACTAATCCAATCTGAGACTAAACTTGTAGCTGGTTCTACAACAAAAGAGATAGATGAATTTCTTAAGCAATTTATTGAAAAAGAAGGCGCAAAGCCGGCCTTTCTAGGATTGTATGGTTTTCCAGCTACGGCATGTATTTCTTTAAATGAAGAAATTGTCCATGGAATTCCAAGTAATAGAAAGTTGGTAGAAGGTGATTTGATATCTATTGATTGTGGTGCAATTGTTGATGGGATGTATAGTGATCATGCTAGAACTTTCCTTATAGGTGAGGAAAAAAATGAAGAAAAATTAAATCTTATCTCAGTTGCAAAAAAAGCGCTAGATATTGGAATCGAGAATGCTATGCCCGGTAATAAAGTTGGTATGATATCTAACTCAATCGAAAATTATGTACTTAATGAAGGTTTTGATGTAGTTAGAGAATATGTTGGACATGGAATTGGTACTCAATTACATGAACCACCAAGTGTTCCAAATTTTGGAGATAAGGATAAAGGAGCTTTATTAAGAGTAGGAATGGCAATTGCAATCGAACCAATGGTCAATCAAGGAACTTGGGAGACAAAAGTACTTGAAGACAACTGGACTGTGGTTACAAAAGATGGCAAATTATCGACCCATATGGAAGATACTGTATTGATCACTGAAAATGGACCTGAAATTCTTACAAGACTAAAATAA
- the infA gene encoding translation initiation factor IF-1 gives MAKKEAIEVEGKVEEALPNTTFKVELANGHEVLAHASGKIRKNYIRILPGDRVLVELSPYDLTRGRITYRFK, from the coding sequence ATGGCAAAAAAAGAAGCAATAGAAGTGGAAGGTAAGGTAGAAGAAGCTCTTCCAAACACAACATTTAAAGTTGAGCTAGCAAATGGTCACGAAGTTTTAGCTCATGCATCGGGTAAAATAAGAAAAAATTATATAAGAATATTACCAGGGGACAGAGTATTAGTAGAACTCTCTCCCTATGACTTAACCAGAGGAAGAATTACTTACAGGTTCAAATAA
- the rpmJ gene encoding 50S ribosomal protein L36: MKKRASIKKRSADDQIIRRRGKIRIINKKNPRFKQVQG, translated from the coding sequence ATGAAAAAAAGAGCATCAATAAAAAAAAGAAGCGCTGATGACCAAATCATTAGAAGGCGTGGGAAAATAAGAATAATTAATAAGAAAAACCCTAGATTCAAACAAGTTCAAGGATAA
- the rpsM gene encoding 30S ribosomal protein S13 has protein sequence MAMLAGVNIPDSQRIEVALTAVSGIGRSTSKKIISDVGISLNSRVKDLEEEDLARLRSAIDRAQMRIEGDLRREVQLNIRRLSDIGSYRGLRHKNGLPANGQRTKTNARTKKGKKKTIANKKKLTH, from the coding sequence ATGGCAATGCTAGCTGGAGTAAACATACCTGATTCTCAGAGAATTGAAGTAGCACTAACTGCCGTGTCAGGCATAGGTAGATCAACTTCTAAAAAGATAATTTCTGATGTAGGAATTAGTCTTAATTCAAGAGTTAAAGATCTCGAAGAAGAAGATTTAGCAAGACTAAGAAGTGCAATAGATAGAGCTCAAATGAGAATAGAAGGAGACTTGCGAAGAGAGGTTCAGCTAAATATAAGAAGGTTATCTGACATAGGTAGTTACAGGGGATTAAGACACAAAAATGGTCTACCAGCAAATGGTCAGAGAACTAAAACAAATGCTCGGACTAAGAAAGGTAAGAAGAAAACAATAGCAAATAAAAAGAAATTAACACACTAA
- the rpsK gene encoding 30S ribosomal protein S11: MARNRTRKKEKIFVPQGNAYIRATFNNTIITMTDNSGNVISQSSAGAKGFRGSRKSTAFAAQKAGETAAEAAVEYGMKTVDVLVKGPGAGREAAVRAIQHAGIRVVSIKDVTPVPHNGCRPPKKRRV, translated from the coding sequence ATGGCCAGAAACAGAACCAGAAAAAAAGAAAAGATTTTTGTTCCACAAGGAAATGCTTATATTAGGGCTACCTTCAACAATACAATCATAACCATGACTGATAACAGTGGAAATGTTATTTCTCAAAGTAGTGCAGGCGCTAAAGGATTTAGAGGTTCAAGAAAATCAACTGCGTTTGCGGCTCAAAAGGCTGGAGAGACTGCTGCTGAAGCTGCAGTGGAGTATGGTATGAAAACAGTAGATGTTCTAGTAAAAGGTCCAGGTGCTGGAAGAGAGGCTGCTGTCAGAGCAATTCAACATGCTGGAATTAGAGTAGTTTCAATCAAAGATGTAACACCTGTTCCTCATAATGGATGTCGACCACCTAAAAAAAGAAGAGTATAG
- the rpsD gene encoding 30S ribosomal protein S4: protein MARYVGPVNKRMRFLGLEVPRKPGKGPKMNSRRRLSPYGLQLREKQKARFLYGILEKQFRNYYDKASKDIGSTGDSLLILLEKRFDNVMYRTGMFNTRRQARQAVNHGHFLINDKKVNIPSYEIKEGDKISWKEKSKKSSLFEIATSNTKNNDTAKWLSLDKNELSVQINNLPSASDAELEIDTRQIVEYYSRR from the coding sequence ATGGCAAGGTACGTTGGTCCAGTTAATAAAAGAATGCGTTTTTTAGGGTTAGAAGTTCCAAGAAAACCTGGAAAAGGTCCTAAGATGAATAGTAGAAGAAGACTTTCCCCTTATGGTCTTCAATTAAGAGAAAAGCAAAAAGCTAGATTTTTGTATGGAATACTTGAGAAGCAATTCAGAAATTACTATGATAAAGCATCCAAGGATATAGGATCAACTGGAGACTCTTTACTTATACTCCTAGAAAAAAGATTTGATAATGTAATGTACAGGACTGGAATGTTCAACACACGAAGACAGGCTAGACAAGCTGTAAATCATGGACATTTCTTGATAAATGATAAAAAAGTTAATATCCCTTCTTATGAAATAAAAGAGGGAGATAAGATTTCTTGGAAAGAAAAATCAAAAAAATCAAGCTTATTTGAGATTGCTACTTCAAATACTAAAAATAATGATACTGCAAAATGGCTTTCTTTAGATAAAAATGAACTTTCTGTTCAAATTAACAATCTTCCTTCTGCGTCTGATGCAGAGTTGGAAATTGATACAAGACAAATAGTTGAATACTATTCACGGAGGTAA
- a CDS encoding DNA-directed RNA polymerase subunit alpha: MLEKQFGLSPIDDISVTEPDVPELSIRMIEGTEAYGKFIAEPLDKGWGVTLGNPLRRTLLSGLPGTAINWVKIEGIEHEYSTLKGMREEVNEFLMNAKGIRLRSLSDRSGRLRLEVEGEGEVKAGDIMATADFEIVNPGHHLATLDSADAHLSVEFSVEQGQGYKKATEEDDTNIGVLPIDSIFTPIKKANFSVQPTRVGQRSDWERLTLEIWTDGSIDPQSALQKASESLMDNFYIFSKFDQGSEEQSPAAGLGISPDIYNTPVETLDLSARTLNCLKRAGINRVGEVIAMPEGDLLKIRNFGRKSLDELFDVLAERNMLPES; the protein is encoded by the coding sequence ATGCTAGAAAAACAATTTGGATTATCACCAATTGACGATATTTCAGTTACAGAACCTGACGTTCCTGAACTAAGTATAAGAATGATTGAAGGTACTGAAGCTTATGGTAAATTCATAGCTGAACCGTTGGATAAAGGTTGGGGAGTTACTTTAGGTAATCCACTCAGGAGAACGCTTTTATCTGGGTTACCTGGTACAGCAATAAATTGGGTGAAAATAGAAGGAATAGAGCACGAGTACTCTACTTTAAAAGGTATGAGAGAAGAAGTAAATGAATTTCTCATGAATGCTAAAGGTATTAGATTAAGATCTTTGTCTGATAGATCCGGAAGACTAAGATTAGAAGTTGAAGGTGAAGGAGAAGTCAAAGCAGGAGATATAATGGCTACAGCAGACTTTGAAATAGTGAATCCAGGGCATCATTTGGCTACATTAGATTCAGCTGATGCTCATCTTTCTGTCGAATTTAGTGTTGAACAAGGACAAGGATATAAAAAAGCAACTGAAGAAGATGACACAAACATTGGTGTATTACCAATTGATTCTATTTTTACTCCAATTAAAAAAGCTAATTTTTCTGTTCAACCAACTAGAGTTGGACAGAGGTCTGACTGGGAAAGGCTTACTCTTGAGATCTGGACAGATGGAAGTATAGATCCTCAATCTGCGTTACAAAAAGCTTCAGAGTCACTAATGGATAATTTTTATATATTTAGTAAATTTGATCAAGGTTCTGAAGAACAAAGTCCTGCTGCAGGTTTAGGTATCAGTCCTGATATTTATAACACACCAGTAGAAACACTTGATCTGTCAGCTAGAACACTAAATTGTTTGAAGAGAGCTGGTATCAATAGAGTTGGAGAAGTAATAGCTATGCCAGAAGGAGATTTATTGAAGATTAGGAACTTTGGTAGAAAATCTTTAGATGAACTTTTTGATGTTTTAGCAGAAAGAAATATGCTTCCAGAGAGCTAG
- the rplQ gene encoding 50S ribosomal protein L17 → MRHKSSKNKLSRSSSQRKALLRNLVSDTIKHGKITTTKARAKEAKPILEKMITIAKTKDFNSIRKVSEFITDKKVVNELFDNVSVRFNERNGGYSRIILLGTRQGDNAEIAILELVE, encoded by the coding sequence ATGAGACATAAATCATCAAAAAATAAATTAAGTAGATCTTCTTCACAAAGAAAAGCACTCTTAAGAAATTTAGTTTCAGATACTATAAAGCATGGTAAGATAACTACAACTAAAGCTCGAGCAAAAGAAGCTAAACCTATTCTAGAAAAAATGATTACAATCGCCAAGACTAAAGATTTTAATTCAATTAGAAAAGTATCAGAATTTATAACAGATAAAAAAGTTGTAAATGAGCTTTTCGATAATGTTTCTGTAAGATTCAATGAAAGAAATGGTGGATATTCCAGGATTATTTTATTGGGTACAAGACAAGGTGATAATGCAGAAATAGCTATTCTAGAATTAGTTGAGTAA
- the rplM gene encoding 50S ribosomal protein L13: protein MTSKLKHYSIKEVSSDDTSWILIDAKGETLGRLSTKIAMILMGKNKPTYISNDLVGDFVVVINASKIKVTGKKFDNKTYITHTTKPGSTKEKKFSDLIVKNPEYIITKSVKGMLPKNKLAAKMLKRLKVYGGDEHPHYSQFVDKKKSKSKKEVSVDK, encoded by the coding sequence ATGACTTCTAAACTAAAACATTATTCAATAAAAGAGGTTTCTTCTGATGATACATCTTGGATTTTAATTGATGCAAAAGGTGAAACATTAGGCAGACTATCTACCAAAATAGCTATGATTTTAATGGGTAAAAATAAGCCAACCTACATATCTAATGATTTAGTAGGTGATTTTGTTGTTGTAATAAATGCTTCTAAGATAAAGGTTACTGGTAAGAAATTTGACAATAAAACTTATATTACACATACCACAAAACCTGGAAGTACTAAAGAGAAAAAGTTTTCAGACCTAATAGTAAAAAATCCTGAATATATAATCACAAAATCAGTTAAAGGGATGCTACCAAAAAATAAACTTGCGGCTAAAATGTTGAAAAGATTAAAAGTTTACGGTGGAGATGAGCATCCTCATTATTCTCAATTTGTTGATAAAAAGAAATCAAAATCTAAAAAAGAGGTAAGCGTTGACAAGTAA
- the rpsI gene encoding 30S ribosomal protein S9 produces the protein MTSKKNYFYGTGKRKASIARVKIFNTPGNILVNGKDIKEALGMDDLVNIALLPLKLTDNDKVSAEIKTHGGGLSGQSGAISLGLARALCVMDESLRPKLKSNGLLTRDSRVKESKKYGLKKARKAPQYTKR, from the coding sequence TTGACAAGTAAGAAAAATTATTTCTATGGAACTGGAAAAAGAAAGGCTTCGATAGCTAGAGTAAAAATATTTAATACACCTGGAAATATTCTAGTTAATGGAAAAGATATCAAAGAAGCATTAGGAATGGATGATTTAGTAAATATAGCTTTATTGCCACTTAAATTGACTGATAATGATAAAGTTTCAGCAGAAATAAAAACTCATGGTGGAGGGCTTTCTGGTCAATCTGGAGCAATATCTTTGGGTCTAGCTAGGGCACTTTGTGTAATGGATGAAAGCTTGAGACCAAAATTAAAATCTAATGGTTTATTAACTAGAGATTCAAGAGTAAAAGAGAGTAAAAAATATGGTCTCAAAAAAGCAAGAAAAGCTCCTCAATATACAAAGCGTTAG